One region of Oryza sativa Japonica Group chromosome 10, ASM3414082v1 genomic DNA includes:
- the LOC4348969 gene encoding uncharacterized protein, with amino-acid sequence MAAPPVSDELGLARARCRELHDRVAASPSLQRHPALRSLLRLVAAEQRFLDSSRPDQGAPLSTNLPHLAALHLLLAAHPAVRCPSRLAPLPGVDFACAFRSRAAWVLLSARNPSRLAWAAAAPDGIRARVAAALGAARGAPPATRPEKLLLVFARGVGADPARGLAEEFGAVEIDLLVDFVGEADHDSEEEEGWVSVSFHPNEDMRSFRAFEIDVVECGDEMLSSPLPPPPPPLPEMEVKEGSLGGEFSVFVRKMNMGSREMVNLDTTALVAIVSGISNGGVGKLMSIPEAETRARFKCNYKFVMDQAHSELQSPILVELGNAVDGKKCIICETVNSEFKEIVTMCGGPEEQTRSSQLLKRLIVVPDSPSARMMDLPTTRKLAMKNKVVFGTGDHWRAPTLTANMGFVRAVSQSGMPLLTIEHRPRALIGL; translated from the exons atggcggcgccgcccgtcTCCGACGAGCTGGGGCTCGCGCGGGCGCGGTGCCGGGAGCTGCACGACCGCGTCGCGGCGTCCCCTTCCCTGCAGCGGCACCCCGCGCTGCggtccctcctccgcctcgtcgccgccgagcagcGGTTCCTCGACTCGAGCCGGCCCGACCAGGGGGCGCCGCTCTCCACCAACCTGCCCCACCTCGCCGCGctgcacctcctcctcgccgcccacccCGCCGTGCGGTGCCCGTCccgcctcgcgccgctcccGGGGGTCGACTTCGCCTGCGCCTTCCGCTCCCGCGCCGCCTGGGTGCTCCTCTCCGCGCGCAACCCGTCAAGGCTCGCgtgggccgccgcggcgcccgacGGCATccgcgcccgcgtcgccgcGGCGCTGGGCGCCGCGCGCGGGGCGCCTCCCGCCACCCGCCCCGAGAAGCTGCTCCTCGTCTTCgcccgcggcgtcggcgcggacCCCGCGCGGGGGCTCGCGGAGGAGTTCGGGGCCGTGGAGATCGACCTGCTCGTGGACTTCGTCGGCGAGGCCGACCACGatagcgaggaggaggaggggtgggtTAGCGTGAGCTTCCACCCAAATGAGGACATGAGGAGCTTCAGGGCGTTCGAGATTGACGTCGTGGAGTGTGGTGATGAGATgctgtcgtcgccgctgccgccgccgccgccaccgttgccGGAGATGGAGGTGAAGGAGGGTAGTTTGGGCGGCGAGTTTAGTGTCTTTGTGAGGAAGATGAATATGGGATCGAGGGAGATGGTGAATTTGGACACCACGGCTCTGGTTGCTATAGTGTCAGGGATCAGCAATGGTGGTGTAGGTAAGCTGATGAGCATACCGGAGGCAGAGACCAGGGCAAGGTTCAAGTGCAACTACAAGTTCGTCATGGATCAG GCACATTCCGAACTTCAGTCTCCAATACTTGTTGAGCTGGGGAATGCAGTGGATGGAAAGAAATGTATCATATGTGAAACCGTTAACTCGGAGTTTAAAGAAATTGTTACAATGTGTGGTGGGCCTGAGGAGCAAACAAGATCAAGTCAGTTACTGAAGCGGCTTAT AGTTGTCCCAGACAGTCCTTCAGCCCGTATGATGGATCTACCAACGACAAGGAAGCTTGCCATGAAGAACAAGGTGGTTTTCGGCACAGGTGACCATTGGCGTGCTCCCACTTTGACTGCTAATATGGGGTTTGTAAGAGCCGTTTCACAGAGTGGCATGCCTTTGTTGACCATCGAGCACAGACCTCGCGCGCTGATTGGCTTGTGA
- the LOC4348970 gene encoding CDT1-like protein b translates to MTEGKNTQLDLETEGSSSPAATQKMKVKMEDSESKIESPTLEKSESRRNGVVISSLARNLLAERYKDRFAAQLLGDEDEDETDDEDDSSSTSPDGSSPSVSESIDISGTSPKDRSNDLLEKHNNLLNLFNRMMSSIRLLHLRKKMTTFKNIATQVEILTKREFLYTHLAQMKHLFPEAIQIKKILLHDEKSLCMYADMEITILMDTVESSSPDQSLSMAICEAFHSKLLSFLDAHHKDIDIPEAMLPEPFNSRDKLHLKAPLDGHSAEPLLQSSNRNELLNASHFPCSFQKLMSQKIIADGTDRTKLLSDPAELSMLSADDTEGPKRSSNKQDQHASIPFKTDISSTPNRHLISSCQGSTPKQGTLLHSPLMAETPAMQTPRRPLPTQIEKLETTSGQTSEARSASSARRSLKMFSPSKIQECSSDHDGAILTLEHEVTAGKCLFPDETHNFTNSLEENNPAICFADVDKTKEVDPAESQEKIASLQLTFDIVCDISRSTKNSLITKQELFHNILANNLEIEETGEIEEQLHILEDLSPDWISKKVIPGGDILYSIKEIADQKSVRARLVEVI, encoded by the exons ATGACCGAGGGGAAAAATACTCAGCTTGACCTTGAGACAGAAGGTTCAAGTAGCCCTGCAGCAACACAGAAGATGAAAGTCAAAATGGAAGATTCTGAAAGCAAAATTGAATCCCCCACACTGGAGAAGTCTGAATCTAGAAGGAATGGGGTCGTTATCAGTTCACTTGCAAGAAATTTGCTTGCAGAGAGGTACAAGGACAGATTTGCTGCTCAGTTGTTGGGGGATGAGGATGAAGACGAaactgatgatgaagatgatagCAGCAGTACTTCGCCAGATGGTAGTAGTCCATCTGTTTCAGAAAGTATTGATATCTCTGGCACATCTCCAAAGGATAGATCAAATGATCTTCTCGAGAA GCACAATAATTTGCTAAATCTATTCAATCGAATGATGAGTTCTATAAGGTTGCTGCACCTACGGAAGAAGATGACTACATTTAAGAACATTGCCACCCAGGTGGAAATACTCACAAAGAG GGAGTTCTTATATACACATTTAGCCCAAATGAAGCATTTATTTCCAGAAGCAATCCAGATAAAGAAAATACTTTTGCATGACGAGAAAAGCCTATGCATGTATGCTGACATGGAAATTACAATTCTAATGGATACCGTAGAAAGTAGTAGTCCTGATCAGTCCCTGTCCATGGCAATATGCGAGGCTTTTCACTCAAAGCTTTTGAGTTTTTTGGATGCTCATCATAAG GATATTGATATTCCTGAGGCCATGCTACCAGAGCCCTTCAATTCAAGGGATAAGCTGCATCTCAAGGCACCACTTGATGGACATTCTGCTGAGCCACTTCTACAGAGTTCTAACAGAAATGAACTTTTGAATGCTTCACACTTCCCATGTTCTTTTCAAAAGCTTATGTCCCAGAAAATTATTGCTGATGGAACAGATAGGACTAAGTTGCTTTCTGATCCGGCAGAACTCAGTATGCTGAGTGCTGATGATACAGAAGGGCCCAAGAGAAGCTCTAACAAGCAAGACCAGCATGCTTCGATTCCATTCAAGACTGATATTTCTTCTACTCCAAACCGCCATTTGATCTCCAGCTGTCAAGGGAGTACACCAAAGCAAGGGACTTTATTACATTCACCCCTGATGGCTGAAACACCAGCAATGCAGACACCAAGAAGGCCATTGCCCACTCAGATTGAGAAACTTGAAACCACTAGTGGACAAACTTCTGAAGCACGATCTGCCAGTTCAGCTCGCAGGTCACTAAAAATGTTTTCACCATCAAAAATTCAGGAATGCTCTTCTGATCATGATGGGGCCATCCTTACCCTGGAACATGAGGTTACAGCTGGCAAATGCCTTTTCCCAGATGAAACTCACAATTTTACTAACTCACTGGAG GAAAACAATCCTGCCATTTGCTTTGCTGATGTAGACAAAACCAAAGAAGTCGACCCAGCAGAATCCCAGGAAAAGATAGCTTCTTTACAACTCACATTCGACATAGTCTGCGATATTTCTCGGTCTACCAAGAATTCACTTATTACAAAACAGGAACTTTTTCACAATATTCTTGCTAACAACTTGGAGATAGAAGAGACAG GGGAGATAGAAGAACAGCTGCATATTTTGGAGGACCTGTCTCCTGATTGGATATCTAAGAAGGTGATACCTGGTGGAGATATTCTTTACAG CATTAAAGAAATAGCAGATCAGAAATCAGTTCGTGCAAGACTCGTAGAAGTCATATGA
- the LOC136353482 gene encoding NDR1/HIN1-like protein 6 yields the protein MADHQRMRIHPVDLEAGGRHRPTAPLVPGGSFRSDKGDPAAQPQQPPSHGHLPPPPPRRVAPPVPPLPPPKRRRGCCCRLICCVLVTVVLLAVLAAAAVGALYLVFDPKAPRYSVDRLSVSAFQVDPTLTATARFDVTVTATNPNARIGIYYEAGSSLSVWYDAHRLARGALPAFYQGHRNTTVLAVVMAGQAQLGGAVMSALQDAQRTGAVPLVFRADVPVRVELGSLRLWKVTSRVRCDLVVDSLGVNNPVNIKASNCKFSLKL from the coding sequence ATGGCGGATCACCAGCGGATGAGGATTCACCCCGTCGACCTGGAGGCCGGTGGCCGGCACCGGCCCACGGCGCCGCTGGTGCCCGGCGGCTCGTTCCGCTCCGACAAGGGCGACCCGGCGGcgcagccgcagcagccgccATCGCACGgtcacctgccgccgccgccgccgcgccgcgtggcgccgcccgtgccgccgctgccgccgccgaagcggcggcggggctgctGCTGCAGGTTGATCTGCTGCGTGCTGGTGACCGTCGTGCTgctcgccgtgctcgccgccgcggccgtgggGGCGCTCTACCTGGTGTTCGACCCCAAGGCGCCGCGCTACTCGGTGGACCGGCTGTCCGTCTCGGCGTTCCAGGTGGACCCGACGCTGACCGCGACGGCGAGGTTCGACgtgacggtgacggcgacgaaCCCGAACGCGCGCATCGGCATCTACTACGAGGCCGGGTCCAGCCTCAGCGTGTGGTACGACGCGCACCGcctggcgcgcggcgcgctccCGGCGTTCTACCAGGGCCACCGCAACACGACGGTGCTGGCCGTCGTCATGGCCGGGCAGGcgcagctcggcggcgcggtGATGTCGGCGCTGCAGGACGCGCAGCGCACGGGCGCCGTGCCGCTCGTGTTCCGCGCCGACGTCCCCGTGCGCGTCGAGCTCGGCAGCCTCAGGCTGTGGAAGGTCACGTCGCGGGTGCGCTGCGACCTCGTCGTCGACAGCCTCGGCGTCAACAACCCCGTCAACATCAAGGCCAGCAACTGCAAGTTCAGCTTGAAGCTGTGA
- the LOC107279222 gene encoding uncharacterized protein, giving the protein MARSDSCLARVGAGVAIGGAVGGAVGAVYGTYEAIRYKVPGLLKIRYIGQTTVGSAAIFGLFLGAGSLIHCGKSY; this is encoded by the exons atggcgaggagcGACAGCTGCTTGGCGCGCGTCGGCGCCGGGGTCGCCAtcggcggcgcggtcggcggggcCGTCG GTGCTGTCTATGGGACTTATgaggctatcagatacaag GTCCCTGGCTTGCTGAAGATCAGATACATTGGACAGACCACCGTTGGTAGTGCTGCAATATTTGGACTTTTCCTGGGAGCCGGGAGCTTGATACACTGTGGAAAATCATATTAG